A DNA window from Chiloscyllium plagiosum isolate BGI_BamShark_2017 chromosome 9, ASM401019v2, whole genome shotgun sequence contains the following coding sequences:
- the si:ch211-125o16.4 gene encoding neuroblast differentiation-associated protein AHNAK: MNFSFNKMMGVTLPGNIGALSEELTLTDTNDGNVIIEDIQQDSPVARAGTLKKGDQLNAVTIHFDNLTSEEVSKILKYSEQYKTSLKLNAKEELRSPDFRLSSPDMGSGDQAYLKLYNSKIKPHLKLAKPNLSVGSLNGEVNVKNKTSFGIKEPKIYSPDIDMKLKAPEDNGLKLPTSNIDLEALNIQAKVKSPTLDIDSPRFKSTKLEGKIKSSGYQTPSFSISRNKSKMPEMDVSGPDINTSNIDIGGVNIPETNLKLPKVQMSPFDLSGPKIPDVDVDGSVKGPGFDVSVPNVKGNFAAPNVDVNFPKGEINIPDTDLNKQKFTMPKFNMASENLSAPDVKVNMKTPTVTSELDSKLEVPNIKKPSVDISRLEGPNVNLDGKVNLPKADIPNPEIKGGIGSGHLDFKTPKISGDYDMPDMNLEVPDVKLKNTGLKAPSLNLSGKNISTSDVHVSLPTGNIDVASPKIQANVRSPNLDINAPKIDGPGAHKKFKFPKFKKPTFSISGNKPKMPELDATAPDLKTDFKGPEVDIGGLKGNADVPDAKWKMPTLKVPSFGVSGPKGPEVDFDGSIKAPHVDVAVPNVKGNIEGPDVDINVPKGDIDANIPDAKLKGGNFKLPGFKMPSGKLSLSGTNTGLKMPKGQVDLSAPDVQGDISGPSLDMKGPNIDINAPSVDLPEAKSKWSMPKLELPSFGLSAPKGPDVDVDGSVKAPGFDVSVPNVKGDFAAPNVDVNLPKADTDANIPAAEPKGGKFKMPKFNTPSANLSAPDLNLNMKTPTVANDLDAGLKVPKFKKPNVDISGPDVNLDGKVKLPKANITTPEIKGGIGSGGLDFKTPRIGGDYDMPDMNFEVPDIKLKGPGIKKPSLNMSAGNISIPNMDVGLPTGNIDVASPKIQADAETPHLDINAPNIGDFNAEGKFKLPKFKWPTFSISGNKPKMPELDATAPDLKTDLKGPEVDVGRLKGNVDVPDAKWKMPTLKVPSFGVSGPKGPDVDVDGSIKAPRVDVAVPNIKGNIEGPDINVPKGDIDANIQDAKLKGGKFKLPGFNVPNGKLSLSGTNTGLKLPKGQVDLSAPDVQGDINGPSLDMKGPNIDINAPSVDLPEAKSKWSMPKLELPSFGLSAPKGPDVDVDGSVKAPGFDVSVPNVKGDFAAPNVDVNLPKADTDANIPAAELKGGKFIMPKFNMPSANLSAPDLNLNMKTPTVASDLDAGLKVPKFKKPNVDISRPDVNLDGKVKLPKADITTPEIKGGIGSGGLDFKTPRIGGDYDMPDMDVSLPTGNIDVATPKLQADVKTPHLDINAPNVDDFNAEGKFKLPKFKKPTFSISGNKPKMPELDGIAPELKTDLKGPEVDIGRLKGNADVPDAKWKMPTLKVPSFGVSGPKGPDVDVDGSIKAPRVDVAVPNIKGNIEGPDVDINVQKGDMDANIPDAKLKGGNFKLPGFNMPSGKLSLSGSNTGLKMPKGQVDLSAPDDQGDISRPSLDMKGANIDISASSVDLPEAKSKWKMPNLETPSFNLSGPNRPDVGVDSSVKTTGLNAPIPNTKGSFAAPNVDIKLPKKSDDLDVKIPTIATDYDMSIPDMDIKLPKHNVRGDADMHIPSAGTQKKTWTDPNIDMKGTRFKVKSPNLPDDFREVGVDVSTPSLYGQVNAPRLNVNSNENINMQSNFSRETFKIRSSSLSDLDDAPTLPKSDSNLKARTSSTLHVTDDDSSKKSMFKFGKLFNFSHKSKGSVDFTKAKAAASSGTFTSKFSLPELELSVSKD, from the exons ATG AACTTCAGCTTTAACAAAATGATGGGAGTTACTCTCCCAGGGAACATTGGGGCTTTGTCGGAAGAACTTACCCTCACCGATACAAATGATGGAAATGTCATTATTGAGGATATTCAACAAGACTCTCCAGTTGCCAGAGCTGGTACTTTGAAAAAAG GTGATCAATTGAATGCAGTAACAATACATTTTGACAATCTAACCAGTGAAGAAGTTAGCAAAATACTGAAATATTCGGAACAATACAAAACAAGCTTAAAACTAAATGCAAAAGAAGAACTCAGGAGTCCAGATTTCAGACTGTCCAGTCCTGACatg GGATCTGGTGATCAAGCTTACTTAAAGCTGTACAACAGCAAGATTAAGCCACATCTTAAGCTAGCAAAACCAAACCTGAGTGTTGGAAGCCTAAATGGAGAGGTCAATGTAaaaaataaaacatcttttgGAATAAAAGAGCCCAAGATATATTCTCCTGATATTGACATGAAGCTAAAGGCACCAGAAG ATAATGGCCTCAAACTGCCAACATCAAATATAGATCTTGAAGCTCTGAACATCCAAGCTAAAGTCAAAAGTCCAACTCTTGATATAGATAGCCCAAGATTTAAAAGCACCAAGCTTGAAGGGAAGATAAAGTCCTCAGGGTATCAAACACCATCGTTTTCAATTTCAAGAAACAAATCTAAAATGCCAGAAATGGACGTGTCTGGACCAGATATAAACACTTCTAATATTGACATTGGTGGTGTAAATATCCctgaaacaaatttgaaattgcCAAAAGTACAAATGTCACCCTTTGATCTATCAGGACCAAAAATACCAGATGTGGATGTTGATGGTTCAGTGAAAGGACCTGGCTTTGATGTGTCTGTTCCAAATGTTAAAGGAAATTTTGCTGCACCAAATGTTGATGTGAATTTTCCAAAAGGAGAGATAAACATTCCAGATACAGATCTTAATAAACAAAAATTCACAATGCCAAAATTTAATATGGCAAGTGAAAATTTGTCAGCTCCAGACGTGAAGGTGAACATGAAAACACCAACTGTGACAAGCGAGTTAGATAGTAAATTGGAGGTTCCGAACATCAAGAAGCCAAGTGTCGACATTTCCAGACTTGAAGGACCCAATGTGAATTTAGACGGCAAAGTAAACCTGCCAAAGGCTGACATACCAAATCCAGAGATTAAAGGTGGGATAGGATCTGGTCATTTAGACTTCAAAACACCTAAGATCAGTGGAGACTATGATATGCCTGATATGAACCTGGAAGTACCTGATGTAAAACTGAAAAACACAGGGTTAAAGGCGCCTTCACTCAACCTTTCAGGAAAAAATATTTCTACTTCAGATGTGCATGTCAGTTTACCAACTGGAAATATAGATGTGGCTAGTCCAAAAATACAAGCTAATGTCAGAAGTCCAAACTTGGATATAAATGCTCCAAAGATTGATGGCCCTGGTGCACACAAAAAATTTAAGTTCCCAAAATTTAAAAAGCCCACATTTTCAATATCTGGAAACAAACCAAAAATGCCTGAACTTGATGCAACCGCTCCAGATTTGAAGACAGATTTCAAAGGTCCAGAGGTTGATATTGGGGGATTAAAAGGAAATGCTGATGTTCCTGATGCAAAATGGAAAATGCCAACCCTGAAAGTGCCTTCATTTGGAGTGTCAGGGCCAAAAGGACCTGAGGTGGATTTTGATGGTTCGATAAAAGCACCACATGTTGATGTTGCTGTTCCAAATGTCAAGGGAAACATTGAGGGTCCAGATGTTGACATAAATGTTCCAAAAGGAGATATAGATGCAAACATCCCAG ATGCAAAACTTAAGGGAGGAAATTTCAAACTGCCGGGATTCAAAATGCCAAGTGGCAAACTGTCATTGTCAGGTActaatacaggactgaagatgCCAAAAGGTCAGGTGGACCTTTCTGCTCCTGATGTTCAGGGAGATATCAGTGGCCCAAGTCTTGATATGAAAGGCCCAAATATTGATATCAATGCTCCAAGTGTTGATCTTCCTGAAGCAAAATCCAAATGGAGCATGCCAAAATTGGAATTGCCATCCTTTGGTTTATCGGCACCAAAAGGACCAGATGTAGATGTTGATGGATCAGTGAAAGCACCTGGTTTTGATGTATCTGTTCCAAATGTTAAGGGTGATTTTGCTGCACCAAATGTTGATGTGAATCTTCCAAAAGCAGACACAGATGCAAATATTCCAGCTGCTGAACCTAAAGGAGGAAAATTCAAAATGCCAAAGTTTAACACGCCAAGTGCAAATTTGTCAGCTCCTGATTTGAACTTGAACATGAAAACACCAACTGTGGCCAATGATTTAGATGCTGGATTGAAGGTTCCAAAGTTCAAGAAGCCGAATGTAGACATTTCCGGACCTGATGTGAATTTAGATGGCAAAGTAAAACTGCCAAAAGCTAACATAACAACCCCAGAGATTAAAGGTGGGATAGGATCTGGTGGCTTAGACTTCAAAACACCCAGGATCGGTGGAGATTACGATATGCCTGACATGAATTTTGAAGTACCTGATATAAAACTTAAAGGTCCAGGAATTAAAAAGCCTTCACTTAACATGTCTGCCGGCAACATTTCCATTCCAAATATGGATGTCGGTCTACCAACTGGAAATATAGATGTGGCTTCTCCAAAAATACAAGCTGATGCGGAAACTCCACACTTGGATATAAATGCACCAAATATTGGTGACTTCAATGCTGAAGGAAAATTTAAGTTGCCAAAATTTAAATGGCCCACATTTTCAATATCTGGAAACAAACCAAAAATGCCTGAACTTGATGCAACCGCTCCAGATTtgaagacagatttaaaaggtCCAGAGGTTGATGTTGGGAGATTAAAAGGAAATGTTGATGTTCCTGATGCAAAATGGAAAATGCCAACCCTGAAAGTGCCTTCATTTGGAGTGTCAGGGCCAAAAGGACCCGATGTGGATGTTGATGGTTCGATAAAAGCACCACGTGTTGATGTTGCTGTTCCAAACATCAAGGGAAACATTGAGGGTCCAGACATAAATGTTCCAAAGGGAGATATAGATGCAAATATCCAAGATGCAAAACTTAAAGGAGGAAAATTTAAACTGCCGGGATTCAACGTGCCAAATGGCAAACTGTCATTGTCAGGTACTAATACAGGACTGAAGCTGCCAAAAGGTCAGGTGGATCTTTCTGCTCCTGATGTTCAGGGAGATATCAATGGCCCAAGTCTTGATATGAAAGGCCCAAATATTGATATCAATGCTCCAAGTGTTGATCTTCCTGAAGCAAAATCCAAATGGAGCATGCCAAAATTGGAATTGCCATCCTTTGGTTTATCGGCACCAAAAGGACCAGATGTAGATGTTGATGGTTCAGTGAAAGCACCTGGTTTTGATGTATCTGTTCCAAATGTTAAGGGTGATTTTGCTGCACCAAATGTTGATGTGAATCTTCCAAAAGCAGACACAGATGCAAATATTCCAGCTGCTGAACTGAAAGGAGGAAAATTCATAATGCCAAAGTTTAACATGCCAAGTGCAAATTTGTCAGCTCCTGATTTGAACTTGAACATGAAAACACCAACTGTGGCCAGCGATTTAGATGCTGGATTGAAGGTTCCGAAGTTCAAGAAGCCGAATGTAGACATTTCCAGACCTGATGTGAATTTAGATGGCAAAGTAAAACTGCCAAAGGCTGACATAACAACCCCAGAGATTAAAGGTGGGATAGGATCTGGTGGCTTAGACTTCAAAACACCCAGGATCGGTGGAGATTATGATATGCCTGACATGGATGTCAGTCTACCAACAGGAAATATAGATGTGGCTACTCCAAAATTACAAGCtgatgtgaaaactccacacttGGATATAAATGCACCAAATGTTGATGACTTCAATGCTGAAGGAAAATTTAAGTTGCCAAAATTTAAAAAGCCCACATTTTCAATCTCTGGAAACAAACCAAAAATGCCTGAACTTGATGGAATCGCTCCAGAATtgaagacagatttaaaaggtCCAGAGGTTGATATTGGGAGATTAAAAGGAAATGCTGATGTTCCTGATGCAAAATGGAAAATGCCAACCCTGAAAGTGCCTTCATTTGGAGTGTCAGGGCCAAAAGGACCCGATGTGGATGTTGATGGTTCGATAAAAGCACCACGTGTTGATGTTGCTGTTCCAAACATCAAGGGAAACATTGAGGGTCCAGATGTTGACATAAATGTTCAAAAGGGAGACATGGATGCAAATATCCCAGATGCAAAACTTAAGGGAGGAAATTTCAAACTGCCGGGATTCAACATGCCAAGTGGCAAACTGTCATTGTCGGGTagtaatacaggactgaagatgCCAAAAGGTCAGGTGGACCTTTCTGCTCCTGATGATCAGGGAGATATCAGTCGCCCAAGTCTTGATATGAAAGGTGCAAATATTGACATCAGTGCTTCAAGTGTTGATCTTCCTGAAGCAAAATCCAAATGGAAAATGCCAAATCTGGAAACACCATCCTTTAATCTATCAGGACCAAACAGACCAGACGTGGGCGTTGATAGTTCAGTGAAAACAACTGGTTTGAATGCACCTATCCCAAATACTAAAGGAAGTTTTGCAGCACCAAATGTTGATATAAAGCTTCCAAAAAAGTctgatgatttggatgtgaaaataccCACAATTGCCACTGATTATGATATGTCCATTCCAGACATGGACATCAAGCTACCAAAACACAATGTAAGAGGAGATGCAGATATGCACATTCCTAGTGCTGGAACTCAGAAAAAAACATGGACTGACCCCAACATAGATATGAAGGGGACGAGGTTCAAAGTTAAGTCGCCAAATCTACCTGATGATTTTCGTGAAGTTGGTGTGGATGTGAGCACACCAAGCCTTTATGGCCAAGTGAATGCTCCCAGATTAAATGTAAATAGCAATGAGAATATTAACATGCAGAGTAACTTTtcaagggaaacatttaaaataagatCATCATCTTTATCTGATCTTGATGATGCACCTACACTGCCAAAAAGTGATTCCAATTTAAAAGCAAGAACTTCCAGTACTCTTCATGTCACCGATGATGATTCAAGTAAAAAAAGTATGTTCAAGTTTGGAAAGCTGTTTAACTTCAGTCACAAATCAAAAGGATCTGTTGACTTCACAAAGGCCAAGGCTGCAGCTTCTTCTGGGACATTTACATCAAAGTTCTCATTGCCAGAACTTGAGCTCTCTGTATCTAAAGACTGA